A region of Saccharococcus thermophilus DNA encodes the following proteins:
- the scpA gene encoding methylmalonyl-CoA mutase, whose protein sequence is MSKHVDFANLSLEITKQTADEQQWKQAIEEKVRASIDDLLFQTNEHIAVKPLYTKKDIEGFDFLDYMPGIPPYLRGPYPSMYVNRPWTIRQYAGFSTAEESNAFYRRNLAMGQKGLSVAFDLATHRGYDSDHPRVVGDVGKAGVAIDSVLDMKILFDGIPLDQMSVSMTMNGAVLPIMAFYIVTAEEQGVTQDKLSGTIQNDILKEYMVRNTYIYPPETSMRIIADIFEYTSKYMPKFNSISISGYHMQEAGAPADIELAYTLADGLEYVRTGLKAGIDIDSFAPRLSFFWAIGMNYFMEVAKMRAARIMWAKMMKTFNPKNPKSLALRTHSQTSGWSLTEQDPFNNVVRTLIEAHAAALGHTQSLHTNALDEAIALPTDFSARIARNTQLYLQDETGICNVIDPWAGSYYVETLTNELMNRAWKHIEEIESLGGMAKAIETGIPKMRIEEAAARRQARIDSGVETIIGVNKYRPEKEEPIEILEVDNTAVRMRQIERLKQLRASRDEQKVQEALDAITKATETGEGNLLELAVQAARVRATLGEISYAIEKVAKRHKAMIRSVSGVYSSEFQNEEQFERVKKMTAEFYELEGRRPRIMIAKMGQDGHDRGAKVIATAFADLGFDVDIGPLFQTPEETARQAVENDVHVVGISSLAGGHKTLLPQLVEELRKLGREDIIVVVGGVIPPQDYEFLYQHGASAIFGPGTVIPVAAEKVLEEIYKRLGYEEVSQ, encoded by the coding sequence ATGAGTAAACATGTCGATTTTGCAAACCTTTCGCTCGAAATCACAAAACAAACGGCAGATGAGCAACAATGGAAACAGGCGATTGAAGAAAAGGTGCGGGCATCGATCGATGACCTGCTGTTTCAAACGAATGAGCACATTGCCGTCAAGCCGCTTTATACGAAAAAAGATATCGAAGGTTTTGATTTTCTTGATTATATGCCGGGAATTCCGCCGTATTTGCGCGGGCCGTATCCGTCGATGTATGTGAATCGGCCGTGGACGATCCGGCAATACGCGGGATTTTCGACAGCGGAAGAAAGCAATGCCTTTTACCGCCGCAATTTGGCGATGGGGCAAAAAGGGCTGTCCGTTGCCTTTGACCTTGCCACCCACCGCGGCTATGACTCCGACCATCCGCGCGTCGTCGGCGATGTCGGCAAAGCGGGGGTGGCGATCGATTCAGTTTTAGATATGAAAATTTTGTTTGACGGCATTCCGCTTGACCAAATGTCGGTGTCGATGACGATGAACGGGGCGGTGCTGCCGATTATGGCGTTTTATATTGTCACGGCCGAAGAGCAAGGAGTCACGCAAGATAAACTTTCTGGGACGATTCAAAACGATATTTTAAAAGAATATATGGTGCGCAACACTTACATTTATCCTCCGGAAACGTCGATGCGCATCATCGCGGACATTTTTGAATACACTTCAAAATACATGCCAAAGTTTAACAGCATCAGCATTTCCGGCTACCATATGCAAGAAGCGGGAGCGCCGGCCGATATTGAATTGGCGTATACGCTCGCAGACGGATTGGAGTACGTGCGCACTGGCTTAAAAGCAGGAATTGACATCGACTCCTTTGCGCCACGGCTTTCCTTCTTCTGGGCGATCGGCATGAACTATTTCATGGAAGTGGCGAAAATGCGCGCGGCGCGCATCATGTGGGCGAAAATGATGAAAACGTTCAATCCGAAAAACCCGAAATCGCTCGCATTGCGGACGCACTCGCAAACATCGGGGTGGAGCTTGACCGAGCAAGATCCGTTTAACAATGTCGTACGCACGTTGATTGAGGCACATGCGGCGGCGCTCGGCCATACGCAGTCGCTCCATACGAACGCGCTCGATGAAGCGATCGCGCTTCCAACCGATTTCTCGGCGCGCATTGCCCGCAATACACAGCTGTATTTGCAGGATGAAACAGGCATCTGCAATGTCATCGATCCGTGGGCCGGCTCCTACTACGTAGAGACGTTAACGAACGAATTAATGAACCGCGCGTGGAAGCATATTGAAGAAATCGAAAGCCTTGGCGGCATGGCGAAAGCGATTGAAACGGGAATCCCGAAAATGCGCATTGAAGAAGCGGCGGCAAGACGCCAAGCACGCATCGACTCCGGTGTGGAAACGATTATCGGCGTCAATAAATATCGTCCGGAAAAAGAAGAACCGATTGAAATTTTAGAAGTGGACAATACGGCGGTGCGGATGCGCCAGATTGAAAGATTAAAACAGCTTCGCGCCTCGCGCGACGAGCAAAAAGTACAAGAGGCGCTTGACGCGATCACGAAAGCGACGGAAACAGGAGAAGGAAACTTGCTTGAATTGGCCGTACAGGCAGCGCGCGTCCGCGCGACATTAGGCGAAATTTCATATGCGATTGAAAAAGTGGCGAAGCGCCATAAAGCGATGATCCGCTCGGTCAGCGGCGTGTACAGCTCCGAATTCCAAAATGAAGAGCAATTTGAACGCGTCAAAAAAATGACCGCTGAATTTTATGAATTGGAAGGGCGCCGCCCGCGGATTATGATCGCGAAAATGGGACAGGACGGCCACGACCGCGGGGCGAAAGTGATCGCGACGGCGTTTGCCGATTTAGGATTTGACGTTGACATCGGCCCGTTGTTCCAGACGCCGGAAGAAACGGCGCGCCAAGCGGTCGAAAACGATGTCCATGTCGTCGGCATCAGCTCGCTTGCCGGCGGGCATAAAACGTTGCTGCCGCAACTGGTAGAAGAACTGCGCAAGCTTGGCCGCGAAGATATTATCGTTGTCGTCGGCGGCGTCATTCCGCCGCAAGATTATGAGTTTTTATACCAACACGGCGCGTCTGCGATTTTCGGACCTGGTACAGTCATTCCAGTTGCCGCCGAAAAAGTGCTAGAAGAAATTTATAAACGTCTCGGTTACGAGGAAGTGAGCCAATGA
- a CDS encoding methylmalonyl-CoA mutase family protein, protein MSDISTMKNETFPIPSFEEWKQEVEKSLKGKPFEKLYSTTYENITIQPIYTRHDVEKLAYTEQYPGFANYVRSTRPNGYIKEPWKVSQEISASSPTEWNEIVKHDLEKGQTEIHIVLERLGFPVTSLDDIEAMFSDISLDKYSLRVDAGAQSLSFLALFAAYLQQRQIPSDAVHGTIGMDPIGTLAEKGQLPISLAALYDVMAAVTKWAQEHMPNVKTVIVRGEPYHNGGANAVQELAFAFATAVEYIRACLDRGFAIDAIAQRIQFSFSVGSNFFMEIAKLRAARLIWSNIAKAFGGSESSQKIAMHARTSYFTKTVYDPYVNMLRAAAEAFAATVGGADSLHVSPFDEAIGPSDEFSRRIARNTQLILLEEAHIANVIDPAGGSYYVETLTAQVAEEAWKLFQQIEAKGGIVQALVDGFVQEQVEAVARKRKKNVETRKEKIVGTNFYANLAEAPVEKTKISNEHHRSSSVINKEHVAVLQAGFANQQWIETAMDMALRRATAREIEAALKAEEASIHVQPIAQWRLAEPFERLRQAAEVHLEKYGTRPAVHLINIGNIPNYKARADFITGFFEAGGMAVEKSEGVHSAEEAVSKAINANGTHYVICGSDESYIDMVPAIAKAFKQAQPNAKLYVAGKQPADVEQTFIEAGVDGFIHIGSNCYETIVSFMKEMGVALNE, encoded by the coding sequence GTGAGTGACATTTCGACGATGAAAAACGAGACATTTCCCATTCCGAGCTTCGAGGAGTGGAAACAGGAAGTTGAAAAATCATTAAAAGGAAAACCGTTTGAAAAATTGTATTCGACTACATATGAAAATATCACGATTCAGCCTATTTATACGCGCCATGACGTAGAGAAGCTTGCCTACACCGAACAGTATCCGGGCTTTGCCAACTACGTCCGCAGCACCAGACCGAACGGCTATATCAAAGAGCCTTGGAAAGTAAGCCAGGAGATTTCTGCAAGCAGTCCGACCGAGTGGAACGAGATCGTCAAGCATGATTTGGAAAAAGGGCAAACAGAAATCCATATCGTGTTGGAGCGGCTAGGGTTTCCAGTAACATCGCTTGACGATATCGAAGCCATGTTTTCCGATATTTCTTTGGATAAATATTCGCTTCGCGTCGATGCGGGGGCACAATCGCTTTCGTTTTTGGCGCTGTTTGCCGCTTATTTGCAACAACGGCAAATACCGTCTGATGCGGTGCACGGAACGATTGGGATGGATCCTATCGGTACACTGGCGGAAAAAGGACAGCTTCCGATTTCACTTGCGGCATTGTACGACGTGATGGCCGCTGTGACGAAGTGGGCGCAAGAACATATGCCAAACGTAAAGACGGTCATTGTTCGCGGCGAGCCGTATCATAACGGCGGAGCAAACGCGGTGCAAGAGCTGGCCTTTGCCTTTGCGACCGCGGTGGAATATATCCGTGCCTGCTTGGATAGAGGATTTGCGATTGATGCCATTGCGCAGCGTATCCAGTTTTCGTTCTCTGTCGGCTCCAACTTTTTTATGGAAATCGCCAAGCTCCGCGCGGCAAGGCTTATTTGGTCCAATATTGCCAAAGCGTTTGGCGGCAGTGAGTCATCACAAAAAATCGCGATGCATGCACGTACGTCCTATTTTACGAAAACGGTATACGATCCGTATGTCAACATGCTTCGCGCGGCGGCCGAGGCGTTCGCGGCAACGGTCGGCGGTGCGGACAGCCTGCACGTTTCTCCGTTTGACGAGGCGATCGGACCGTCAGACGAATTTTCGCGGAGAATCGCCCGCAACACACAGCTGATTTTGTTGGAAGAAGCGCATATCGCCAATGTCATTGACCCGGCCGGCGGTTCGTACTATGTAGAAACGTTGACGGCGCAAGTGGCAGAAGAAGCGTGGAAGCTGTTCCAGCAAATCGAAGCAAAAGGCGGCATTGTTCAGGCGCTCGTGGACGGCTTTGTGCAAGAGCAAGTGGAAGCAGTCGCAAGGAAGCGCAAGAAAAACGTTGAAACGCGAAAAGAAAAAATTGTCGGCACCAATTTTTACGCGAACTTGGCGGAAGCACCGGTAGAAAAAACGAAGATAAGCAATGAACATCATCGGTCTTCTTCCGTCATCAACAAAGAGCATGTCGCCGTGCTGCAAGCGGGCTTTGCCAATCAGCAATGGATCGAAACGGCAATGGACATGGCTTTGCGTCGAGCAACCGCTCGGGAAATCGAAGCGGCATTAAAAGCAGAGGAAGCGTCCATCCATGTCCAGCCGATTGCACAATGGCGCCTTGCCGAACCGTTCGAACGGCTGCGCCAAGCTGCCGAAGTGCATCTGGAAAAATACGGAACGCGTCCTGCCGTTCATCTCATCAATATCGGGAACATTCCAAACTATAAAGCGCGCGCGGATTTTATTACTGGCTTTTTTGAAGCCGGCGGCATGGCGGTTGAAAAAAGCGAAGGCGTTCATAGCGCAGAGGAAGCGGTATCCAAAGCAATCAACGCAAACGGGACGCATTATGTTATTTGCGGCTCGGATGAAAGCTATATCGATATGGTTCCTGCGATCGCCAAAGCGTTCAAGCAAGCACAACCAAACGCCAAGCTGTATGTCGCCGGAAAACAGCCGGCCGATGTCGAACAGACTTTTATCGAGGCCGGGGTCGATGGCTTTATCCATATCGGTTCGAACTGTTATGAAACGATTGTATCGTTTATGAAAGAGATGGGGGTGGCCCTCAATGAGTAA
- a CDS encoding 2-oxo acid dehydrogenase subunit E2, protein MAIEQLTMPQLGESVTEGTISKWLVSVGDRVNKYDPIAEVMTDKVNAEIPSSFTGVIKEIIANEGETLPVGAVICTIEVEGEGTATETKQEETPKAEETKGEAVQAPKKADRANKGRYSPAVLRLAQEHNIDLEQVQGTGLGGRITRKDLLKLIESGNIPKAGGQPAASAQPAPQPTPMQEAPKAEPAAVPKQAATSVPVHAGDIEIPVTPVRKAIATNMLRSKHEAPHAWTMVEVDVTNLVAYRDSIKDEFKKREGFNLTYFAFFVKAVAQALKEFPQINSMWAGDKIVQKKDINISIAVATDDALFVPVIKHADEKSIKGIAREIAELAAKARAGKLRPEDMQGGTFTVNNTGSFGSVQSMGIINYPQAAILQVESIVKRPVVKDGMIAIRDMVNLCLSLDHRVLDGLICGRFLARVKEILENVSKDNTPIY, encoded by the coding sequence GTGGCAATTGAACAACTTACCATGCCCCAGCTCGGGGAAAGCGTCACCGAAGGCACGATTAGCAAATGGCTCGTTTCCGTCGGCGACAGAGTCAATAAATACGATCCGATCGCCGAAGTCATGACCGATAAAGTAAACGCCGAAATTCCTTCCTCCTTTACGGGCGTGATCAAAGAAATCATCGCCAATGAAGGGGAAACGCTGCCGGTTGGCGCCGTGATTTGTACGATCGAAGTGGAAGGCGAAGGTACAGCAACGGAAACGAAACAAGAGGAAACACCGAAAGCAGAAGAGACAAAAGGAGAAGCCGTCCAAGCGCCGAAAAAAGCGGATCGGGCCAATAAAGGCCGCTATTCGCCAGCCGTTCTTCGCCTCGCTCAAGAACATAATATTGATTTGGAGCAAGTGCAAGGAACGGGATTGGGCGGACGGATTACACGCAAAGATTTGTTAAAACTTATCGAATCCGGAAATATTCCGAAAGCCGGTGGGCAGCCAGCTGCTTCGGCCCAGCCTGCACCGCAGCCAACACCTATGCAAGAAGCGCCGAAAGCAGAACCCGCAGCTGTTCCAAAACAGGCGGCGACAAGCGTTCCTGTTCATGCAGGCGACATCGAAATTCCAGTCACCCCTGTGCGCAAAGCGATCGCCACGAACATGCTTCGCAGCAAACACGAAGCGCCGCACGCCTGGACGATGGTCGAAGTCGATGTGACGAACTTAGTGGCATACCGCGACTCAATCAAAGACGAATTCAAAAAACGCGAAGGTTTCAATTTAACATATTTTGCCTTCTTCGTCAAAGCGGTCGCGCAAGCATTGAAAGAATTCCCACAAATCAATTCGATGTGGGCAGGCGACAAAATTGTCCAGAAAAAAGACATCAACATCTCCATTGCGGTCGCGACAGACGATGCGTTATTCGTGCCAGTCATTAAGCACGCCGACGAAAAATCGATCAAAGGCATCGCACGCGAAATCGCCGAGCTGGCCGCAAAGGCGCGCGCCGGCAAACTCCGCCCGGAAGACATGCAAGGCGGCACGTTTACGGTAAACAACACCGGCTCGTTCGGCTCGGTGCAATCGATGGGCATCATCAACTATCCGCAAGCGGCGATTTTGCAAGTCGAATCGATCGTCAAACGCCCGGTTGTCAAAGACGGCATGATCGCGATTCGCGACATGGTGAACTTGTGTTTGTCGCTTGACCATCGCGTCTTAGACGGCTTAATTTGTGGCCGCTTCCTGGCGCGTGTCAAAGAGATTTTGGAAAACGTATCGAAAGACAATACGCCGATTTATTAA
- a CDS encoding alpha-ketoacid dehydrogenase subunit beta, with amino-acid sequence MPVISYIDAVTMAIREEMERDPRVFVLGEDVGKKGGVFKATKGLYEQFGEERVIDTPLAESAIVGVGIGAAMYGLRPIAEIQFADFIMPAVNQIISEAARIRYRSNNDWNCPIVIRAPYGGGVHGALYHSQSVEAIFANQPGLKIVMPSTPYDVKGLLKAAIRDEDPVLFFEHKRAYRLIKGEVPEDDYVLPIGKADVKREGDDITVITYGLCVHFALQAAERVAQDGISAHILDLRTVYPLDKEAIIEAASKTGKVLLITEDNKEGSVMSEVAAIIAEHCLFDLDAPIMRLAGPDVPAMPYAPTMEKFFMVNPDKVEKAMRELAAF; translated from the coding sequence ATGCCAGTGATTTCCTATATTGATGCTGTGACGATGGCGATTCGTGAAGAAATGGAACGCGACCCGCGCGTTTTCGTATTAGGGGAAGACGTGGGCAAAAAGGGCGGAGTATTTAAAGCGACGAAAGGATTGTATGAACAGTTCGGCGAAGAGCGCGTCATTGACACTCCATTGGCCGAATCCGCGATCGTTGGCGTCGGAATTGGCGCGGCGATGTACGGACTGCGTCCGATTGCCGAAATTCAATTTGCCGATTTCATCATGCCGGCGGTCAACCAAATTATTTCCGAAGCGGCGCGCATTCGCTACCGCTCGAACAACGACTGGAACTGCCCGATTGTCATTCGCGCCCCGTATGGCGGCGGCGTTCACGGCGCATTATACCATTCGCAATCGGTGGAAGCGATTTTTGCGAACCAGCCAGGTTTAAAAATTGTCATGCCATCGACGCCATATGATGTCAAAGGATTGTTAAAAGCGGCAATCCGTGATGAAGACCCGGTTCTTTTCTTTGAACATAAACGCGCGTATCGTTTAATTAAAGGTGAGGTGCCAGAAGACGATTACGTATTGCCAATCGGCAAAGCCGACGTTAAACGCGAAGGCGACGATATTACCGTCATCACGTACGGATTATGCGTTCATTTTGCGCTGCAGGCGGCAGAACGAGTAGCGCAAGACGGCATTTCCGCGCACATTCTTGATTTGCGTACGGTATATCCGTTAGATAAAGAAGCAATTATCGAAGCGGCAAGCAAAACGGGAAAAGTGCTGCTGATTACGGAAGATAACAAAGAAGGAAGCGTTATGAGCGAAGTGGCCGCCATTATCGCCGAACATTGCTTGTTTGATTTAGACGCGCCAATTATGCGCCTTGCCGGCCCGGACGTCCCGGCGATGCCATACGCGCCGACGATGGAAAAATTCTTTATGGTCAATCCGGATAAAGTCGAAAAAGCGATGCGCGAGCTAGCGGCGTTTTAA
- a CDS encoding thiamine pyrophosphate-dependent dehydrogenase E1 component subunit alpha has translation MAENRHQALGLSDETVLQMYETMLLARKIDERMWLLNRAGKIPFVISCQGQEAAQVGAAFALDRTKDYVLPYYRDMGVVLTFGMTPRELMLSAFAKAEDPNSGGRQMPGHFGKKKNRIVTGSSPVTTQVPHAVGIALAAKMEKKDFVAFVTFGEGSSNQGDFHEGANFAGVHKLPVIFMCENNKYAISVPISKQLACEKVSDRAIGYGMPGYTVDGNDPLEVYRVVKEAADRARRGEGPTLIETVSYRLTSHSSDDDQRAYRSEEELEEARAKDPIISFAKYLKEVGVLTDELEKEIHDRVMKQVNEATDYAEKAPYAEPEHALKYVYAEK, from the coding sequence ATGGCAGAAAATCGTCACCAAGCGTTAGGCTTAAGCGATGAGACGGTATTGCAAATGTATGAAACGATGTTGTTGGCCCGTAAAATCGACGAGCGTATGTGGTTATTAAACCGCGCTGGAAAAATTCCGTTCGTTATCTCTTGCCAAGGACAGGAAGCGGCACAAGTCGGCGCGGCGTTCGCCCTTGACCGTACGAAAGATTATGTATTGCCTTATTATCGCGATATGGGCGTCGTATTAACTTTTGGCATGACGCCAAGAGAACTGATGCTATCGGCCTTTGCGAAAGCGGAAGATCCAAACTCCGGCGGCCGGCAAATGCCAGGTCACTTCGGGAAAAAGAAAAACCGTATTGTAACCGGCTCATCTCCCGTAACGACGCAAGTGCCGCATGCAGTTGGCATCGCGCTAGCGGCGAAAATGGAAAAGAAAGATTTTGTTGCGTTTGTGACGTTCGGAGAAGGATCATCGAACCAAGGCGATTTCCATGAAGGTGCCAACTTTGCCGGCGTGCATAAATTACCTGTTATTTTCATGTGCGAAAATAACAAATACGCGATTTCCGTGCCAATTTCCAAACAATTGGCGTGCGAAAAAGTATCGGACCGGGCCATCGGCTACGGCATGCCGGGCTATACGGTAGACGGAAACGATCCGCTTGAAGTGTACAGAGTTGTCAAAGAAGCAGCAGACCGCGCCCGCCGCGGCGAAGGACCGACATTGATTGAAACGGTTTCCTATCGTTTAACCTCTCATTCTTCCGATGACGACCAACGAGCATACCGTTCCGAAGAAGAGTTAGAAGAAGCGCGTGCCAAAGACCCGATTATTTCCTTCGCGAAATATTTGAAAGAAGTCGGTGTATTGACAGATGAATTGGAGAAAGAAATTCACGACCGCGTCATGAAGCAGGTGAACGAAGCGACGGATTATGCAGAAAAAGCGCCGTATGCGGAACCAGAACATGCCTTAAAGTACGTATACGCAGAGAAGTAA
- the lpdA gene encoding dihydrolipoyl dehydrogenase codes for MAKEYDLVILGGGTGGYVAAIRASQLGLKTAVVEKGKLGGTCLHAGCIPSKALLRSAEVYAQTKNSETFGVVASDVRLDFAKVQARKAAIIEQLHKGVQHLMKKGKIDVYAGTGRILGPSIFSPMPGTISVEMNDGSENEMLVPKNVIIATGSRPRTLPGLDIDGKLVMTSDEALQMETLPSSIIIVGGGVIGIEWASMLNDFGVDVTVLEYAERILPTEDHDVSKEVEKLLKRRGITIVTGAKVLPETLEKGNGVTIQAEHNGEQKTFTAEKMLVSVGRQANIEGIGIENTDIVVEKGFIQTNEFYQTKESHIYAIGDVIGGLQLAHVASHEGIVAVEHIAGQNPSPIDYTMISKCVYSRPEVASVGLTEEEAKAKGYDVKVGKFPFKAIGKALVFGEAEGFVKIVADQKTNDLLGVHMVGPHVTDMISEAGLARVLDATPWEVAHTIHPHPTLSEAMAEAVLAVDGKAIHF; via the coding sequence ATGGCAAAAGAATATGATCTCGTCATCCTTGGCGGCGGCACGGGAGGATATGTGGCGGCGATTCGCGCTTCCCAGCTAGGGTTAAAAACAGCCGTTGTCGAAAAAGGCAAGCTGGGCGGAACGTGTCTGCATGCCGGCTGTATTCCAAGCAAGGCGCTGCTTCGGAGCGCGGAAGTATACGCGCAAACGAAAAACAGCGAAACGTTTGGCGTCGTGGCAAGCGATGTACGCCTTGACTTCGCCAAAGTGCAGGCGCGCAAAGCAGCCATTATCGAGCAGCTCCATAAAGGCGTCCAGCACTTAATGAAAAAAGGAAAAATTGACGTCTATGCCGGAACTGGGCGCATTTTAGGTCCATCCATTTTCTCGCCGATGCCGGGGACGATTTCCGTGGAAATGAATGACGGTTCGGAAAACGAAATGCTCGTGCCGAAAAACGTCATCATCGCCACAGGTTCGCGCCCGCGAACGCTGCCAGGCCTTGACATTGACGGCAAATTGGTCATGACATCCGATGAAGCGCTGCAAATGGAAACACTTCCTTCTTCGATTATTATCGTCGGCGGCGGTGTCATTGGCATTGAATGGGCATCGATGCTGAATGATTTTGGCGTCGACGTGACGGTATTGGAATACGCCGAGCGCATTTTGCCGACGGAAGATCATGACGTCTCCAAAGAAGTGGAAAAGCTTTTAAAACGCCGCGGCATTACGATTGTCACAGGGGCAAAAGTCTTGCCGGAAACGTTGGAAAAAGGAAATGGTGTGACAATTCAAGCGGAGCATAATGGCGAGCAAAAAACGTTTACCGCCGAAAAAATGCTCGTCTCTGTTGGCCGTCAAGCAAACATTGAAGGAATCGGCATCGAAAATACCGATATTGTCGTCGAAAAAGGATTTATTCAAACGAACGAGTTTTACCAAACGAAAGAGTCGCATATTTATGCGATTGGCGATGTCATCGGCGGCTTGCAGCTAGCACATGTAGCGTCCCATGAAGGAATTGTTGCTGTCGAGCATATTGCCGGCCAAAATCCATCGCCGATCGACTATACCATGATTTCAAAATGCGTCTACAGCCGTCCGGAAGTCGCAAGCGTCGGCTTAACGGAAGAAGAAGCGAAAGCAAAAGGGTATGATGTCAAAGTCGGAAAATTTCCGTTTAAAGCGATCGGCAAAGCGCTCGTGTTCGGCGAAGCGGAAGGGTTCGTGAAAATCGTAGCCGATCAAAAAACGAACGACTTGCTTGGTGTTCATATGGTTGGCCCTCACGTCACCGATATGATTTCTGAAGCGGGATTAGCGCGCGTCCTGGATGCGACTCCGTGGGAAGTGGCGCATACGATTCATCCGCATCCAACGCTATCGGAAGCAATGGCGGAAGCGGTGCTCGCTGTTGATGGAAAAGCGATTCATTTTTAA
- the buk gene encoding butyrate kinase has translation MQEQKFRILTINPGSTSTKIGVFEDEHSIFEKTIRHDAETLQRYPSIIDQYEFRKQTILDALDEEGINLSKLSAVCGRGGLLRPIEGGTYRVNEQMLKDLRKGYSGQHASNLGGILAYEIASALNIPAFIVDPVVVDELEPIARISGFALIERRSIFHALNQKAVARRVAKQLGKRYEELNLIVAHMGGGITVGAHKKGRVVDVNNGLDGEGPFSPERAGTVPAGDLVSLCFSGEYFRDEVMSMIVGKGGLVGYLGTNDAVKVEKMIEEGDEKAKLVYSAMAYQVAKEIGAASAVLAGKVDAIILTGGLAYGKQFVKEISDRVHWIADVIVHPGENELRALAEGALRVLRGEEKDKVYPGGNVAHTTVLR, from the coding sequence TTGCAAGAGCAGAAGTTTCGCATTTTAACCATTAATCCTGGATCGACCTCGACAAAAATAGGCGTGTTTGAAGACGAACACTCCATTTTTGAAAAAACGATTCGCCATGATGCAGAAACGCTGCAGCGCTATCCATCGATTATTGATCAATATGAATTTCGCAAACAAACGATTTTAGACGCGCTTGATGAAGAAGGCATCAATCTTTCCAAATTAAGCGCTGTTTGCGGCCGCGGCGGGCTGTTGCGTCCGATCGAAGGCGGCACGTACCGCGTCAATGAACAGATGCTCAAGGATTTGCGTAAAGGCTATTCCGGCCAGCACGCTTCGAACCTTGGCGGCATTTTGGCGTATGAAATTGCTTCAGCGTTAAATATCCCCGCGTTTATTGTTGACCCGGTTGTCGTTGATGAACTTGAGCCAATCGCCCGTATTTCTGGATTTGCGCTCATTGAGCGGAGAAGCATTTTCCATGCTCTCAATCAAAAGGCGGTGGCTCGCCGCGTTGCCAAGCAGCTCGGGAAACGGTATGAAGAGCTGAACCTTATTGTCGCCCATATGGGCGGCGGAATTACCGTCGGCGCCCATAAAAAAGGCCGGGTAGTCGATGTTAATAACGGATTGGACGGCGAAGGTCCGTTTAGCCCGGAACGCGCTGGCACCGTGCCCGCTGGCGACCTCGTTTCTTTATGTTTCTCCGGTGAATACTTCCGAGATGAAGTAATGAGCATGATTGTCGGCAAAGGCGGGCTAGTCGGTTACCTTGGCACCAATGATGCGGTAAAAGTGGAAAAAATGATTGAAGAGGGCGATGAAAAGGCGAAGCTAGTATATAGCGCAATGGCCTATCAAGTGGCAAAAGAAATCGGAGCGGCAAGCGCTGTATTGGCGGGAAAAGTCGACGCGATTATTTTAACGGGCGGCCTTGCCTACGGAAAACAGTTTGTGAAGGAAATCAGCGATCGCGTTCACTGGATTGCCGATGTGATTGTTCACCCTGGTGAAAACGAGTTGCGAGCGCTTGCGGAAGGGGCGTTGCGCGTGTTGCGCGGCGAAGAAAAAGACAAAGTATATCCGGGCGGGAATGTGGCACACACAACCGTTTTGCGATAG